A genome region from Bombilactobacillus bombi includes the following:
- a CDS encoding NCS2 family permease codes for MGDNSQKINDNILERTFDLKANQTTVRQEIVAGTTIFVAMSYILFVNPTVLGATGMDQGAIFVATALAAIIGCLATAFLANYPIAIAPSLGSNAFFAYTVVLGMKVPWQTALAGVFVASILFLLVTIFKVREKIINNIPADLKSAIAAGIGLFVAFVGLQNGGLVQTDKSTLLTITNFHNPTVWLTVFGLVLTLILVAKKVPANMLIGMAVTSIVGIVTGLIKMPHAIVAPIPSLKPTFGQALFHIQDVFNPQMITVVIIFFLVAFFDTTGTVVGLLEQAGLMKRGEKVSPRVGKALLSDATAMIGSSIFGSSPTSAYVESSTGIAVGGRTGLTSLTVAVFFAASLFFSPLLAVVTSQVTAPIMIIVGSYMVKSLGNIDWSKFESAFPAFVTIAGMPLFYDISYGFAFGVMSYVIIMVAEGKAKKVHPIMYLAFVVFLFLLIAMNQAH; via the coding sequence ATGGGAGATAATTCCCAAAAAATAAACGATAACATCTTAGAACGAACTTTTGATTTAAAAGCTAATCAAACAACAGTTCGCCAAGAAATTGTGGCAGGAACGACGATTTTTGTGGCAATGTCTTATATTTTATTTGTTAATCCGACAGTTTTAGGCGCGACTGGCATGGATCAAGGGGCGATTTTTGTTGCGACGGCGCTTGCGGCGATTATTGGTTGTTTGGCAACGGCCTTTTTAGCTAATTATCCAATTGCCATTGCACCTTCTTTAGGTAGTAATGCCTTTTTTGCTTATACTGTAGTTTTGGGGATGAAAGTGCCATGGCAAACAGCGCTTGCGGGCGTTTTTGTGGCTTCCATTTTATTTTTATTAGTGACTATTTTTAAAGTGCGGGAAAAGATTATTAATAATATTCCTGCAGATTTAAAATCGGCGATTGCTGCCGGGATTGGTTTATTTGTGGCTTTTGTGGGTTTGCAAAATGGTGGTTTGGTCCAAACGGATAAGTCAACTTTATTAACCATTACGAATTTTCATAATCCTACTGTCTGGTTAACGGTTTTTGGTTTGGTTTTAACTTTAATCTTAGTAGCTAAAAAAGTTCCCGCTAACATGTTAATCGGGATGGCAGTTACTTCAATTGTTGGCATTGTAACAGGTTTAATTAAAATGCCCCATGCGATTGTGGCTCCTATTCCTAGTTTGAAGCCGACTTTTGGGCAGGCTCTTTTTCATATTCAAGATGTCTTTAATCCGCAAATGATTACGGTGGTTATTATCTTCTTCCTTGTCGCTTTCTTCGATACTACAGGTACAGTGGTTGGCTTATTAGAGCAGGCTGGATTAATGAAGCGGGGTGAAAAAGTTTCGCCTCGAGTTGGCAAAGCATTATTAAGTGACGCGACGGCGATGATTGGTTCTTCGATTTTTGGTAGTTCACCAACGTCCGCGTATGTTGAGTCTTCTACTGGGATTGCTGTGGGTGGCCGGACTGGTTTAACGTCTTTGACAGTGGCCGTGTTCTTTGCTGCAAGTTTGTTCTTTTCACCTTTATTAGCTGTGGTAACTTCGCAAGTAACAGCACCCATTATGATTATTGTAGGTTCTTATATGGTGAAGTCGTTAGGCAACATTGATTGGAGTAAGTTTGAAAGTGCGTTTCCAGCTTTTGTTACAATTGCCGGAATGCCTTTGTTTTATGATATTTCTTATGGATTTGCTTTTGGTGTGATGTCGTATGTCATTATTATGGTTGCTGAAGGCAAAGCCAAAAAAGTCCATCCTATTATGTATTTGGCATTTGTTGTGTTCTTATTCTTATTAATTGCAATGAATCAAGCTCATTAA
- a CDS encoding MFS transporter encodes MKQVRLRPLMAVAFLNETAYSMMWPLATIYLNTILHKSLTVAGMALFCFSVANVIGSVVLGKLYDKFNQYKLTITGMALCVLICAVGIWIEGWPAYPIILTAFGFTSGWLTTAVNVYGTLIPGKSTTKVFNEVYLVLNVGLVVGTMIISEVFHRSIAPIFLLATGIYGLSLVVLLLYFPRQRVDYLNHAVTRVDVERKTNIGSTSRLFALSFLSLVVMWMMYSQWESNFSVYLIDLGFPLRVYSILWAVNGVVIIIVQGLLSRFPNMIKSLFNRVNIGLFFLAISYFVTVVSHNVVYIYLGMILLTIGEAIYVPSVPVIIDNWSPATVKGRNQGLVGGFSSVGRALGPVFGGMVIDHSSFRVLFIIAGIAMVVITIMNYWNNLQFKEANK; translated from the coding sequence ATGAAACAAGTTCGGTTAAGACCATTAATGGCAGTTGCTTTTTTGAATGAAACAGCTTACAGCATGATGTGGCCGCTGGCAACGATTTATTTGAATACTATTTTACATAAATCCTTAACAGTTGCGGGAATGGCTTTATTTTGCTTTTCGGTGGCTAATGTGATTGGTTCTGTGGTTTTGGGAAAGCTTTACGATAAATTCAACCAGTATAAATTAACCATTACGGGAATGGCTTTGTGTGTCCTTATTTGTGCTGTAGGTATTTGGATTGAAGGCTGGCCTGCTTATCCCATTATTTTAACTGCGTTTGGTTTTACTTCCGGCTGGCTGACGACGGCAGTGAATGTCTATGGAACCTTAATACCTGGCAAGTCTACGACGAAAGTTTTTAATGAAGTTTATTTGGTTTTAAATGTGGGTTTAGTGGTCGGTACAATGATTATTAGTGAAGTCTTTCATCGCTCGATTGCCCCAATTTTTCTTTTGGCTACAGGTATTTACGGGTTATCCTTAGTAGTATTGTTGCTTTATTTTCCTCGCCAGCGGGTGGATTATCTCAATCATGCTGTGACACGAGTAGATGTGGAAAGAAAAACAAATATTGGTTCTACTAGTCGCTTATTTGCGTTGTCCTTTTTATCTTTAGTAGTGATGTGGATGATGTATTCACAATGGGAATCGAACTTTTCTGTGTATTTAATTGATCTCGGTTTTCCATTGCGGGTTTATAGTATTTTGTGGGCAGTCAATGGAGTAGTTATTATTATTGTTCAGGGATTACTGTCTCGTTTTCCAAATATGATTAAAAGTTTATTCAACCGAGTGAATATTGGCTTGTTCTTCTTAGCGATTTCTTATTTTGTGACGGTAGTTAGCCATAATGTAGTGTACATTTATTTAGGGATGATTCTCTTAACAATTGGTGAAGCAATTTATGTGCCCAGCGTTCCAGTAATTATTGATAATTGGTCGCCAGCTACGGTCAAAGGGCGCAATCAAGGTTTAGTAGGAGGATTTTCTTCAGTTGGACGCGCGCTAGGACCAGTATTTGGCGGGATGGTAATTGATCATTCATCTTTTCGAGTTTTATTCATTATTGCGGGGATAGCCATGGTGGTAATTACGATTATGAATTATTGGAATAATTTGCAATTCAAAGAGGCGAATAAATAG
- the tpx gene encoding thiol peroxidase: protein MKITRHDKPFATLTDIPEIGEQFPNFTVTNRAGEKVQLADLLDQPLLISVVPNINTSVCSLQTKHFNEEVDQYAGINFVTISTNTPEQQAQWCAAQNVKKMQLLSDVKQNFGQQTNLLMDDSGLLARSVWVINPDGQITYREVVSEMTNEPKYNQVLDQINQN, encoded by the coding sequence ATGAAGATTACGCGTCATGACAAACCATTTGCAACGTTGACAGACATTCCCGAAATTGGAGAACAATTTCCTAATTTTACAGTGACTAATCGTGCCGGAGAAAAAGTGCAACTAGCTGATTTATTAGATCAGCCACTATTGATTAGTGTTGTACCTAACATCAACACGAGTGTTTGCAGCTTGCAAACAAAGCACTTTAATGAAGAAGTGGATCAATATGCAGGCATTAACTTTGTCACAATTTCGACTAATACTCCTGAACAACAAGCGCAGTGGTGCGCTGCACAAAATGTCAAGAAGATGCAACTGCTCTCAGATGTCAAACAAAACTTTGGCCAACAAACTAATCTGTTGATGGATGATTCTGGTTTATTGGCACGTTCCGTTTGGGTAATCAATCCAGATGGACAGATTACTTACCGTGAAGTTGTCAGTGAAATGACCAACGAACCTAAGTACAACCAAGTATTAGATCAAATCAATCAAAACTAG
- a CDS encoding flavodoxin family protein has translation MKVLGILGAQDRHGITAQLLDQVLTNVVDNVETETIFLEDYQIHATGVQTNNDLNLIVAKMAASDVWVLAAPTYWRGLAGIMKKLLDCLRPKLVYFKSNGDTIPGPFKNKHYLTITDCYASTLENYLTGITDETFKTVDRVMSAAGVIKIGEIVCPNTLHLQSLPVSKKRLCACYGQKISHRTRKDDSTVKRYLQLFVMVAMMALLTMIIQLGLKEVLPLDNFWWNYLSFTLIFFILLACILHFATYVKHRRR, from the coding sequence GTGAAAGTCTTAGGAATTTTAGGTGCACAAGATAGACATGGCATCACAGCTCAATTATTAGATCAAGTTTTAACTAATGTTGTTGATAATGTTGAAACTGAAACTATTTTCTTAGAAGATTATCAAATTCATGCCACCGGCGTGCAAACTAATAATGATTTGAACTTAATTGTTGCTAAAATGGCTGCCAGTGATGTGTGGGTGCTAGCTGCACCTACTTATTGGCGTGGCTTAGCTGGTATTATGAAAAAGCTGTTAGATTGTTTGCGTCCTAAGTTAGTCTATTTTAAGTCCAATGGGGATACTATTCCGGGTCCCTTTAAGAATAAACATTATTTAACAATTACTGATTGTTATGCAAGCACTTTGGAAAATTATCTAACAGGTATCACAGATGAAACTTTTAAGACTGTTGATCGCGTAATGAGTGCTGCTGGTGTTATTAAAATTGGAGAAATTGTTTGTCCGAACACCTTGCATCTGCAAAGTTTGCCCGTCTCCAAAAAGCGTTTGTGCGCTTGTTATGGACAAAAAATCTCCCACCGTACTAGAAAGGATGATTCGACTGTGAAACGTTATTTGCAATTGTTTGTAATGGTGGCTATGATGGCGCTTTTGACAATGATAATTCAACTAGGATTAAAAGAAGTTTTGCCTTTAGATAATTTTTGGTGGAATTATTTAAGTTTTACGTTGATTTTCTTCATATTATTGGCATGTATCTTACATTTTGCAACATATGTAAAACATCGACGTCGCTAA
- the galE gene encoding UDP-glucose 4-epimerase GalE → MAETIMVAGGAGYIGSHMVHQLITDGYDVVIVDNLSTGHRKAVNPQARFYEGDTRDGQFLDEVFTKENITAVIHMDAFSIVPESVQNPLKYFDNNVIGMIKLFEAMQAHAIKYLVFSSTAATFGQPEQSPVGDNSPQKPINPYGESKLMMEQMMKWVDQAYGIKSVALRYFNAAGALADGSIGEDHQPETHLIPIILRTAMGEQDKLKIYGNDYQTPDGTNVRDYVHIIDLAQAHILALKYLQAGNPSDAFNLGSSHGFSVQEILQAARTVTNKEIPAEFAPRRGGDPDILVADSSRAKKVLGWKPQYDNIHDIIQTAWTWKQKHPQGYQDK, encoded by the coding sequence ATGGCAGAAACAATTATGGTAGCCGGTGGCGCTGGGTATATTGGTTCCCACATGGTTCATCAATTAATTACAGACGGATATGATGTGGTCATTGTGGATAATCTTTCCACGGGACATCGTAAAGCCGTCAACCCGCAGGCACGCTTTTATGAAGGTGATACTCGAGATGGGCAATTTTTAGATGAAGTATTTACTAAAGAGAATATCACAGCAGTTATCCATATGGACGCCTTTTCCATTGTACCTGAATCTGTTCAAAATCCTTTAAAATATTTTGATAATAATGTGATTGGCATGATCAAGCTCTTTGAAGCAATGCAAGCGCATGCTATCAAATACTTAGTCTTTTCGTCCACAGCGGCAACCTTTGGTCAACCAGAACAAAGTCCAGTTGGCGATAATTCACCTCAAAAACCTATCAATCCTTATGGTGAAAGTAAATTAATGATGGAACAAATGATGAAATGGGTCGATCAAGCATACGGAATTAAGTCAGTTGCCCTTCGTTATTTCAATGCTGCGGGGGCTTTAGCTGATGGCTCAATTGGTGAGGATCACCAACCGGAGACCCATCTTATTCCCATTATCTTGCGGACGGCCATGGGCGAACAAGATAAATTAAAAATTTATGGTAATGACTATCAAACTCCTGATGGAACCAACGTTCGTGATTATGTGCATATCATCGACTTAGCGCAGGCACATATCTTAGCTTTGAAATATTTGCAAGCGGGCAATCCAAGTGATGCCTTTAATCTAGGATCCAGTCATGGATTTTCTGTGCAAGAAATTTTGCAGGCAGCCCGCACAGTTACCAATAAAGAAATTCCTGCTGAATTTGCGCCACGCCGAGGTGGCGATCCTGATATTTTAGTAGCTGATAGCAGTCGAGCAAAAAAAGTCTTAGGATGGAAGCCGCAATATGATAACATTCACGATATTATTCAAACTGCTTGGACTTGGAAACAAAAGCACCCGCAGGGATATCAAGATAAATAA